One stretch of Astatotilapia calliptera chromosome 3, fAstCal1.2, whole genome shotgun sequence DNA includes these proteins:
- the LOC113013162 gene encoding ladderlectin-like produces MKLLTVSALLCAVMVVTTVAGQHLVVKRFRHWYFGWSRYGNRYFRYFPFHYRSSGKQHCQSMHVNLASVHSLGEYRKIQRVIYRSTHSYPVTWIGGSDAQQERYWFWIDGTPFTYAYWCRGEPNNIGGREYCLHMNWTGLKCMNDKSCNYRYPFVCVKKRR; encoded by the exons ATGAAGCTGCTGACTGTGTCTGCACTTCTTTGTGCAGTGATGGTTGTGACCACTGTTGCTG GACAGCATCTTGTCGTCAAGAGATTTCGGCACTGGTATTTTGGTTGGAGTAGGTACGGAAACAGATACTTCCGCTACTTTCCCTTTCACTATAGAAGCTCAGGTAAACA ACACTGTCAGTCCATGCATGTAAACCTGGCATCTGTACACAGCCTTGGAGAGTACCGCAAGATTCAGAGGGTCATATATCGTTCCACTCACAGTTACCCAGTTACATGGATTGGAGGCTCTGATGCTCAACAG GAGCGTTATTGGTTTTGGATTGATGGAACTCCTTTTACATACGCATACTGGTGTCGTGGAGAGCCTAACAACATTGGGGGCAGAGAGTACTGCCTACACATGAACTGGACAG GACTGAAGTGTATGAATGACAAATCCTGTAACTATCGATACCCATTTGTCTGCGTCAAGAAAAGAAGATAA